The following proteins are encoded in a genomic region of Corylus avellana chromosome ca4, CavTom2PMs-1.0:
- the LOC132178138 gene encoding putative disease resistance protein At3g14460, whose product MHDLVSDLAKFISKQFTLSHEDDYSSEILSKTRHFSHSCKNIDIKKFAATFHESKRLCTVLKFNFDSSLYRFGIEELGKLTNLRERSLSILDLQNIGSPMDGKDVKYLRDRKYLKELVLEWKVGNNTLESHLIVLESLQPLSNLKSLVINGYGGKSFPNWVGHPSFSNIASLHLEDCKFCCSLPPLGQLPSLQDLSIAGLDRVVRLGCEFYGSESSSIKPFQSLKVISFKNMLNWEKWFSFDVGKEDGAFPNLRNLEIHECPKLTCFLKGGLRAPSLEVFRITKCKSLSSLPDKMHIFFSSLEELYIEYCPEVESFPEGRLPSNLNIIYISNCEKLFARRMRWDLRNLPSVKIFEVIGKSEDVESFPDEGLLPTTLTRLHIEGFENLKYLDKKGLQHLTTLEELKMWNCPKLECMPKDGLPASLTTLNISNYTVDGLEQLQQEPDGCANPAADDGVQYTLIVGDYNDVYKMADAYGASYLKDSH is encoded by the exons ATGCATGATCTTGTCAGCGATTTGGCAAAGTTTATATCGAAACAATTCACCTTAAGCCATGAAGACGACTATTCTAGTGAAATTCTAAGCAAGACTCGTCATTTCTCGCATTCTtgcaaaaatattgatattaagaAGTTTGCTGCCACCTTTCACGAGAGTAAGAGATTGTGCACTGTcctaaaattcaattttgacaGCTCTTTGTACAG ATTTGGCATTGAAGAGCTAGGGAAGCTTACAAATCTTAGGGAGAGATCACTTTCTATTTTGGACTTGCAAAATATTGGATCTCCTATGGATGGTAAGGACGTAAAGTACTTAAGGGATAGGAAGTACCTTAAGGAGTTGGTGTTGGAGTGGAAAGTTGGTAATAATACTTTAGAAAGTCATTTAATTGTACTTGAGAGTCTCCAACccctttcaaatttgaaaagccTCGTTATCAATGGCTATGGTGGTAAAAGTTTTCCAAACTGGGTAGGGCATCCTTCATTCTCTAATATAGCATCTCTTCATCTAGAAGACTGTAAATTTTGTTGTAGCTTGCCACCACTTGGGCAACTACCCTCTCTACAGGACCTCTCTATCGCTGGGTTGGACAGAGTTGTTAGATTAGGTTGTGAGTTTTACGGCAGTGAATCTTCTTCAATAAAGCCATTTCAATCCTTGAAAGTTATAAGCTTCAAGAATATGTTGAATTGGGAGAAATGGTTTTCTTTCGATGTTGGAAAGGAAGATGGAGCTTTTCCTAATCTTAGAAATCTTGAAATTCATGAATGCCCTAAATTGACATGTTTTCTAAAAGGAGGATTGCGTGCCCCTAGCCTTGAAGTTTTCCGAATCACGAAATGTAAGAGTCTTAGTTCACTACCTGAcaagatgcacatatttttttcctctcttgaGGAATTGTATATAGAATATTGTCCAGAAGTTGAGTCATTTCCTGAAGGGCGCTTGCCTTCCAATCTGAATATAATTTACATCTCCAATTGTGAGAAACTCTTTGCTAGGCGGATGAGATGGGATTTGCGAAACCTCCCAtctgttaaaatatttgaagtCATTGGCAAATCTGAAGATGTGGAGTCCTTTCCAGATGAAGGGTTGTTGCCTACCACTCTGACCCGTCTTCACATCGAAggctttgaaaatttgaaatatttggacAAGAAGGGGCTTCAACACCTTACTACTCTTGAAGAATTGAAGATGTGGAATTGCCCTAAGCTCGAGTGCATGCCGAAAGACGGGCTACCTGCATCCCTTACTACTCTAAATATCTCCAATT atACTGTGGATGGTTTGGAACAATTGCAACAAGAACCAGATGGTTGTGCTAACCCAGCTGCTGATGATGGTGTCCAATATACTTTAATTGTTGGTGATTACAACGACGTATATAAAATGGCTGATGCATATGGTGCATCTTACCTAAAG GACTCTCATTGA
- the LOC132178139 gene encoding putative disease resistance RPP13-like protein 1 codes for MAAELVLAAASIVFSPFLQVLFERMASHEFDDFFRGRKLTDRLLKKLNTALLTVNAVVEDAEDRQFTEPNVKKWLDELKGVIFDAEDILDETNTKALQYKCKSDSEFGTIARKVRHSISTSHFVNKIEREIKDAIDRLEDQAKQIDVLGLRECVGGQPLERLPTTSLIEESSICGRDYDKEAIINLLLSDDVSGNEIGVIAIVSMGGIGKTTLAQLVYNDKRLKEHFDLRTWVCVSHPFDVFMVMKTILEEETPKSTHKLDLNQLQMKLKETLTGKKFLLVLDYVWDNIYVKWEFLSTSNAFKFRAQGSKVIVTTRNSEVARVMHASATHHIMELSKKDCWSLFVKYALVDGNIDAYPELEEIGRQVEEKCKGLPLAIKAIGAFLWSKLDVVEWDKVLRSELWDLPIEKTGIIPALRLSYKYLSSNLKRCFAYCSIFLKDYAFEKDTLVLLWMAEGFLLQPKNKTMEEVGDDYFSALVSRSLFQRSKNTRNI; via the coding sequence ATGGCTGCTGAACTTGTACTTGCAGCTGCGAGCATAGTTTTTTCTCCCTTCCTCCAAGTGTTGTTTGAAAGAATGGCATCTCATGAGTTTGATGACTTCTTTCGGGGACGAAAGCTCACCGATAGACTCCTAAAGAAGTTGAACACAGCATTGTTGACCGTGAATGCAGTGGTTGAAGATGCGGAGGATAGGCAATTTACAGAGCCTAATGTGAAAAAGTGGCTTGATGAGCTGAAAGGTGTTATATTTGATGCAGAGGACATCTTGGACGAGACAAATACAAAAGCCCTGCAATATAAATGCAAGTCGGATTCCGAATTTGGAACCATTGCAAGGAAGGTACGACACTCCATCTCTACCTCTCATTTTGTCAATAagatagaaagagagataaaagaTGCAATTGATAGATTAGAGGATCAAGCAAAACAAATAGACGTTTTAGGTCTGAGAGAATGTGTTGGAGGGCAACCATTAGAAAGATTGCCCACGACTTCTTTGATTGAAGAATCTAGTATTTGTGGTAGGGATTATGATAAGGAGGCAATAATTAACTTGTTGCTCTCTGATGACGTGAGCGGGAATGAGATAGGCGTGATCGCCATAGTCAGCATGGGGGGAATTGGCAAAACCACCCTTGCTCAGCTTGTTTACAATGACAAAAGGTTAAAGGAACATTTTGACCTTAGAACATGGGTTTGtgtttcacatccatttgacgTGTTCATGGTAATGAAAACAATTCTAGAGGAAGAAACTCCAAAAAGTACTCATAAATTGGATCTAAATCAACTTCAAATGAAGCTCAAGGAGACGTTGACAGGAAAGAAATTCTTACTTGTTTTAGATTATGTTTGGGATAATATTTATGTCAAATGGGAGTTCTTAAGTACTAGTAATGCTTTTAAATTTAGGGCACAAGGAAGCAAAGTCATTGTAACAACACGCAATTCTGAGGTTGCAAGAGTCATGCACGCTAGTGCAACTCATCATATAATGGAGTTATCAAAAAAAGATTGTTGGTCACTATTTGTAAAATATGCATTAGTTGATGGCAACATTGATGCATATCCAGAACTAGAAGAAATAGGAAGGCAAGTTGAAGAAAAGTGCAAAGGCCTACCTTTAGCAATCAAGGCGATTGGAGCTTTCTTGTGGTCTAAATTAGACGTTGTTGAATGGGATAAGGTATTGAGAAGTGAATTATGGGATTTGCCAATTGAGAAGACTGGCATCATTCCTGCTCTAAGATTAAGTTATAAATATCTTTCGTCAAATCTAAAGCGATGCTTTGCATACTGCTCCATATTTCTAAAGGATTATGCTTTCGAAAAAGACACATTAGTCTTATTATGGATGGCAGAAGGTTTCTTGCTgcaacccaaaaacaaaacaatggaagAAGTTGGTGATGATTACTTCTCTGCTCTTGTATCAAGATCACTATTCCAACGATCAAAAAACACGAGAAATATATAA